The Streptomyces luteogriseus genome includes a window with the following:
- a CDS encoding glycosyltransferase family 4 protein, which produces MTPVSSPSPHGQLPLRTVQVLGGGNAASSAHVRSLAAGLVARGVKVTVCAPYEADRAYDFSGVGADHVHVPRSSDPVSVAALRAACADADLVHAHGLHASFRTVLALSGRRVRTPLVVTWHDRAHADGARAHMLRVLERRVVKAATVVLGTTSPLVDRARLTGARDARLAAVALPGPRRPLEPDDPDRLRPKVRAELGAIERPLLIAVGSLERHRGYDVLLDAARAWRRLDPVPLVVIAGEGPLRAELQGRIEEEGLPVRLIGRRDDVTDLLAAADLALLPSRWEARSVLAQEALHACVPLVATNVGGIPELVGDAAELVPYGDAKALAESVAALLGDRMRRDMLTTKGARQAASWPTEDETVAQVLSVYDELTQPRPLP; this is translated from the coding sequence GTGACCCCCGTGAGCAGCCCCTCACCGCACGGCCAGTTGCCGCTGCGCACCGTGCAGGTGCTGGGCGGAGGCAATGCCGCCAGCAGTGCGCATGTGCGCTCGCTGGCCGCGGGGCTCGTCGCGCGGGGCGTGAAAGTCACGGTGTGCGCCCCCTACGAGGCTGACCGCGCCTACGACTTCAGCGGTGTCGGCGCCGACCATGTGCACGTGCCGCGCAGCAGCGACCCGGTGTCGGTGGCGGCCCTGCGGGCGGCCTGCGCCGACGCAGATCTGGTGCACGCGCACGGACTGCACGCCTCCTTCCGCACCGTGCTCGCCCTCAGCGGCCGGCGGGTGCGCACCCCGCTGGTCGTGACGTGGCACGACCGGGCGCACGCCGACGGCGCGCGTGCCCACATGCTGCGGGTCCTGGAGCGCAGGGTCGTGAAGGCGGCCACCGTCGTGCTGGGCACGACCTCGCCGCTCGTGGACCGGGCCCGGCTCACCGGCGCGCGGGACGCACGGCTCGCGGCCGTCGCGCTGCCCGGCCCCCGCAGGCCCCTCGAACCCGACGATCCCGACCGGCTGCGGCCCAAGGTGCGCGCCGAACTCGGCGCCATCGAACGGCCCTTGCTGATCGCCGTCGGCTCGCTGGAACGGCACCGCGGATACGACGTGCTGCTGGACGCCGCGCGCGCCTGGCGCCGGCTCGATCCCGTGCCCCTGGTCGTGATCGCGGGGGAGGGGCCGCTGCGCGCTGAACTCCAGGGGCGGATCGAGGAGGAAGGCCTGCCGGTCCGGCTCATCGGGCGGCGCGACGACGTCACCGACCTGCTCGCCGCCGCCGACCTCGCCCTGCTGCCGAGCCGCTGGGAGGCGCGCTCCGTCCTCGCCCAGGAAGCCCTTCACGCCTGCGTGCCGCTCGTCGCGACGAACGTCGGCGGTATCCCCGAACTCGTCGGCGACGCGGCCGAACTCGTCCCGTACGGGGACGCCAAGGCCCTCGCCGAATCCGTCGCAGCGCTGCTCGGCGACAGGATGCGCCGGGACATGCTGACCACCAAGGGCGCCCGGCAGGCGGCAAGCTGGCCGACCGAGGACGAGACGGTCGCCCAAGTGCTCAGCGTGTACGACGAGTTGACCCAGCCCCGGCCCCTGCCGTAA
- a CDS encoding PucR family transcriptional regulator — protein sequence MDTGTDSGYDTQGAGITVQRALELPGLRSGLPEVLAGAERLGRTVRWVHAGEVPHIASLLKGGELLLTTGYGLGTRPAEQRAFVRTLAERGIAALVVELGPRFTRLPAALVDTARAAGLPLVQLHREVAFVTVTEEVHTEIVNGHYALLQRAEEVHRRCTRAVLGGGGVPHVLGILADFAGNPVFLETADGQLLYAAGAGPEGADPLQVWEGLRGQHKDEPPLAGSVLVDVPGGGPGSGGVRARLVLLPVRTALAPVHRMAAERAAGILAVVLMQARQEEELAARGRGDFLTDLAEGRVTAEDAPAQARVLGFRPGEGPLLPVVMRLGDALSPGGGWAVLARAISEELAAVGVPVLLGVRPVEGRVLVLLGLRAESERAAVADRVAAALRSGVGRAGLQRPGGQPPVVVVGTAGGWPATASGLRHAAETATAAQGLPDRPWYDARRLDIDLLLWRLRDHPDLASFVDRALGPLLEHDRRSRPPLLPTLTTYLAHAGRKAETARELHLNRQTLYNRLARIGELLGTDLDDPQTVLALSLALRARRHVP from the coding sequence ATGGACACCGGGACGGACAGCGGTTACGACACCCAGGGCGCCGGGATCACCGTGCAGCGGGCGCTGGAGCTGCCGGGGCTGCGCAGCGGGCTGCCGGAGGTGCTGGCGGGCGCCGAGCGACTCGGGCGGACCGTGCGCTGGGTGCACGCCGGAGAGGTGCCGCACATCGCCTCCCTGCTCAAGGGCGGCGAACTCCTGCTGACCACGGGCTACGGTCTGGGCACCCGCCCCGCCGAGCAGCGGGCGTTCGTGCGCACCCTGGCCGAGCGCGGCATCGCTGCCCTGGTCGTGGAGCTCGGTCCGCGCTTCACCCGGCTGCCCGCGGCCCTCGTCGACACGGCCCGCGCGGCCGGACTGCCGCTGGTCCAGCTGCACCGCGAGGTGGCGTTCGTGACGGTCACGGAGGAGGTCCACACCGAGATCGTCAACGGTCACTACGCCCTGCTCCAACGTGCCGAGGAGGTGCACCGGCGGTGCACGCGGGCCGTGCTGGGCGGCGGCGGTGTGCCCCACGTGCTGGGCATCCTCGCCGACTTCGCCGGGAATCCCGTGTTCCTGGAGACGGCGGACGGCCAGTTGCTGTACGCGGCCGGGGCCGGTCCCGAGGGTGCGGACCCGCTCCAGGTGTGGGAGGGGCTGCGCGGTCAGCACAAGGACGAGCCGCCGCTCGCGGGGTCGGTGCTGGTGGACGTGCCGGGCGGCGGGCCGGGCAGCGGGGGCGTCCGGGCGCGGCTGGTTCTGCTGCCCGTGCGCACTGCCCTGGCGCCGGTGCACCGGATGGCGGCCGAGCGGGCGGCGGGCATCCTGGCCGTGGTGCTGATGCAGGCCCGCCAGGAGGAGGAGCTGGCGGCGCGCGGGCGGGGCGACTTCCTCACCGACCTGGCCGAGGGCCGGGTGACGGCCGAGGACGCCCCGGCGCAGGCACGCGTGCTGGGTTTCCGGCCGGGCGAGGGGCCGCTGCTGCCGGTGGTGATGCGGCTCGGGGACGCCCTGTCTCCCGGCGGCGGCTGGGCGGTGCTGGCCCGGGCGATCTCGGAGGAGCTGGCGGCGGTGGGAGTGCCGGTGCTGCTCGGCGTGCGGCCGGTGGAGGGCCGGGTGCTGGTGCTGCTCGGGCTGCGGGCGGAGTCGGAGCGGGCCGCGGTCGCGGACCGGGTGGCGGCGGCGCTGCGTTCGGGTGTGGGCCGGGCCGGGCTGCAACGGCCGGGCGGGCAGCCGCCCGTGGTGGTCGTGGGGACGGCCGGGGGCTGGCCGGCCACGGCCTCGGGTCTGCGGCACGCGGCCGAGACGGCGACGGCGGCGCAGGGCCTGCCGGACCGGCCCTGGTACGACGCCCGCCGTCTCGACATCGACCTGCTGCTGTGGCGGCTGCGGGACCATCCGGACCTGGCATCCTTCGTCGACCGGGCCCTCGGCCCGCTCCTGGAGCACGACCGCCGTTCCCGGCCGCCGCTGCTGCCCACGCTGACGACCTACCTCGCCCATGCGGGACGCAAGGCGGAGACGGCCCGGGAGCTGCATCTGAACCGGCAGACGCTGTACAACCGCCTGGCGCGCATCGGGGAGTTGCTGGGCACGGACCTCGACGACCCGCAGACGGTCCTGGCCCTGAGCCTGGCCCTGCGGGCCCGCAGGCACGTCCCGTAG